Proteins encoded together in one Larus michahellis chromosome 4, bLarMic1.1, whole genome shotgun sequence window:
- the ZNF770 gene encoding zinc finger protein 770 isoform X2, with product MLKVQQCVTADRIPKKKPYICDICYKQFETPSKLARHYLIHTGQKPFECHMCHKTFRQLVHLERHQLTHNLPFKCIVCHRNFKNLITFLKHQELHNENYQNDTKQAENSVTFEQDRVTSGIFRCSMCCKSFTTEERWMLHQCLKADHLHGARRRKKTHACESCNKTFPSRSKLERHFLIHTGQKPFKCSSCGKSFRQSTHLKIHQLTHTEERPFQCCFCQKGFKIQSKLIKHKQLHARNKTFPNILYKTKTLKYPRPQNLLEGKRDSFENADTYESQENDPHDVHSIYIVPFQCPACEQCFETEQVLNLHKCCYLRNGKSSNNGTTACSHRVSMKNKILTKLKRTGRKATDFSRTDRKKIKSGHFKSPDLVAARDQRSDQYATTKPFKDCRSKLDMHKALSNRMKRTFAVPLPRQEHPQPHDFGINLKVSLVPVCMDL from the exons atgttaaaagttcAGCAGTGTGTAACAGCTGACAGGATACCCAAGAAAAAGCCATATATTTGTGACATTTGCTATAAACAGTTTGAAACTCCATCAAAATTAGCTAGGCATTATCTGATACATACTGGTCAAAAGCCATTTGAATGTCACATGTGCCATAAAACATTTAGGCAGCTAGTCCACCTGGAGAGGCATCAGTTAACCCATAACCTGCCTTTTAAGTGTATTGTTTGTCATAGGAACTTCAAAAACTTAATCACTTTTTTAAAGCACCAGGAGCTTCATAATGAAAATTATCAGAATGATACCAAGCAAGCAGAAAACTCTGTGACTTTTGAGCAAGACAGGGTCACTTCTGGCATATTTCGATGTTCTATGTGCTGTAAATCTTTTACAACTGAAGAGAGGTGGATGCTGCATCAGTGCCTGAAGGCAGATCATCTACATGGTgccagaaggagaaagaaaactcaTGCTTGTGAATCGTGTAACAAGACATTTCCATCAAGATCTAAGCTAGAAAGACACTTCCTTATTCACACTGGCCAGAAACCTTTTAAGTGTTCTTCATGTGGTAAATCTTTCAGACAGTCAACACACTTGAAAATCCATCAGCTCACGCACACCGAAGAAAGGccttttcagtgctgcttttgtcAGAAGGGATTTAAAATACAGAGCAAACTCATAAAGCACAAACAGCTCCATGCCAGAAATAAGACTTTCCCCaatattttatacaaaacaaAGACTCTTAAATATCCCAGGCCACAGAACCTGTTGGAAGGAAAGAGGGATAGTTTTGAGAATGCTGACACTTATGAGTCACAGGAGAATGACCCACATGATGTTCACTCGATTTATATCGTACCCTTTCAGTGCCCAGCATGTGAACAGTGTTTTGAAACGGAGCAGGTTCTAAATTTGCACAAATGTTGTTATctgagaaatggcaaaagctCAAATAATGGTACAACAGCATGCAGCCACAGAGTCAGCATGAAAAATAAGATCCTTACGAAGCTGAAGCGTACTGGAAGAAAGGCAACAGATTTTTCTCggactgacagaaaaaaaataaaatcgggTCACTTTAAAAGTCCTGACCTGGTTGCAGCTAGAGATCAGCGTTCTGATCAGTATGCTACCACTAAACCTTTCAAGGATTGCCGTAGCAAGCTTGACATGCACAAGGCACTTAGTAATCGGATGAAAAGAACATTTGCTGTGCCACTACCTAGGCAAGAGCACCCGCAACCTCATGACTTTGGAATTAATTTAAAAG TGTCCCTGGTCCCAGTTTGTATGGATCTGTGA
- the ZNF770 gene encoding zinc finger protein 770 isoform X1: MLKVQQCVTADRIPKKKPYICDICYKQFETPSKLARHYLIHTGQKPFECHMCHKTFRQLVHLERHQLTHNLPFKCIVCHRNFKNLITFLKHQELHNENYQNDTKQAENSVTFEQDRVTSGIFRCSMCCKSFTTEERWMLHQCLKADHLHGARRRKKTHACESCNKTFPSRSKLERHFLIHTGQKPFKCSSCGKSFRQSTHLKIHQLTHTEERPFQCCFCQKGFKIQSKLIKHKQLHARNKTFPNILYKTKTLKYPRPQNLLEGKRDSFENADTYESQENDPHDVHSIYIVPFQCPACEQCFETEQVLNLHKCCYLRNGKSSNNGTTACSHRVSMKNKILTKLKRTGRKATDFSRTDRKKIKSGHFKSPDLVAARDQRSDQYATTKPFKDCRSKLDMHKALSNRMKRTFAVPLPRQEHPQPHDFGINLKGMLTGESMLNIDDSLHNKGDAFYGSSDDGCFDNPEVLHCAFSASAKNIHNRHKVCKCDRCEKIFPSSSKLQRHYLIHTGQKPFGCNICGKTFRQSAHLKRHQLTHTEKRPYKSPVCQVEFENLNKLFNHQGDHIEFKSSEPVGYSQTPSRASGFQEFESIQSNQAAEIKVEIESGDFVLDTSSRNTQPYLCSKLLETEQSCYSYWHDFSEGTEKSEVVNKLYQCSICLKTFKSPSKLERHYLMHAGQKPFECLVCGKNFRQAPHLKRHHLIHFKESLKLSSTEQQPENILFLSKLDNVL, encoded by the coding sequence atgttaaaagttcAGCAGTGTGTAACAGCTGACAGGATACCCAAGAAAAAGCCATATATTTGTGACATTTGCTATAAACAGTTTGAAACTCCATCAAAATTAGCTAGGCATTATCTGATACATACTGGTCAAAAGCCATTTGAATGTCACATGTGCCATAAAACATTTAGGCAGCTAGTCCACCTGGAGAGGCATCAGTTAACCCATAACCTGCCTTTTAAGTGTATTGTTTGTCATAGGAACTTCAAAAACTTAATCACTTTTTTAAAGCACCAGGAGCTTCATAATGAAAATTATCAGAATGATACCAAGCAAGCAGAAAACTCTGTGACTTTTGAGCAAGACAGGGTCACTTCTGGCATATTTCGATGTTCTATGTGCTGTAAATCTTTTACAACTGAAGAGAGGTGGATGCTGCATCAGTGCCTGAAGGCAGATCATCTACATGGTgccagaaggagaaagaaaactcaTGCTTGTGAATCGTGTAACAAGACATTTCCATCAAGATCTAAGCTAGAAAGACACTTCCTTATTCACACTGGCCAGAAACCTTTTAAGTGTTCTTCATGTGGTAAATCTTTCAGACAGTCAACACACTTGAAAATCCATCAGCTCACGCACACCGAAGAAAGGccttttcagtgctgcttttgtcAGAAGGGATTTAAAATACAGAGCAAACTCATAAAGCACAAACAGCTCCATGCCAGAAATAAGACTTTCCCCaatattttatacaaaacaaAGACTCTTAAATATCCCAGGCCACAGAACCTGTTGGAAGGAAAGAGGGATAGTTTTGAGAATGCTGACACTTATGAGTCACAGGAGAATGACCCACATGATGTTCACTCGATTTATATCGTACCCTTTCAGTGCCCAGCATGTGAACAGTGTTTTGAAACGGAGCAGGTTCTAAATTTGCACAAATGTTGTTATctgagaaatggcaaaagctCAAATAATGGTACAACAGCATGCAGCCACAGAGTCAGCATGAAAAATAAGATCCTTACGAAGCTGAAGCGTACTGGAAGAAAGGCAACAGATTTTTCTCggactgacagaaaaaaaataaaatcgggTCACTTTAAAAGTCCTGACCTGGTTGCAGCTAGAGATCAGCGTTCTGATCAGTATGCTACCACTAAACCTTTCAAGGATTGCCGTAGCAAGCTTGACATGCACAAGGCACTTAGTAATCGGATGAAAAGAACATTTGCTGTGCCACTACCTAGGCAAGAGCACCCGCAACCTCATGACTTTGGAATTAATTTAAAAGGTATGCTTACTGGTGAAAGCATGTTAAACATCGATGATTCACTGCATAATAAAGGTGATGCTTTTTATGGTTCATCAGATGATGGCTGCTTTGATAATCCAGAAGTACTTCACTGtgctttttcagcttctgctAAAAATATACATAACAGACACAAAGTGTGTAAATGTGACAGATGTGAAAAAATCTTTCCGTCTTCATCCAAACTTCAAAGACATTATCTTATACACACGGGACAGAAGCCCTTTGGCTGTAATATTTGTGGGAAGACATTTAGACAGTCAGCTCACTTAAAAAGACATCAGCTCACCCATACTGAAAAGAGACCCTATAAAAGCCCCGTTTGCCAGGTAGAATTTGAAAACCTGAACAAACTTTTCAATCATCAGGGAGATCACATTGAATTTAAGTCTTCTGAGCCTGTGGGTTATTCTCAAACACCTTCACGGGCATCTGGCTTTCAAGAATTTGAGTCGATTCAGTCAAACCAAGCAGCTGAAATCAAAGTTGAAATTGAGTCAGGGGACTTTGTTCTTGACACCAGCAGTAGAAACACACAGCCATATTTGTGTAGTAAATTGTTGGAAACGGAGCAAAGCTGTTACAGCTACTGGCATGACTTTTCTGAAGGTACTGAAAAAAGTGAAGTTGTTAACAAATTGTATCAGTGCAGTATCTGCTTAAAAACTTTTAAATCGCCTTCTAAGCTTGAAAGACATTACCTGATGCATGCCGGACAGAAGCCGTTTGAATGTTTAGTTTGTGGTAAAAATTTCAGACAGGCCCCACATTTGAAAAGACATCACCTTATTCACTTTAAAGAGAGCTTAAAGCTGAGTTCCACTGAGCAACAACCAGAGAATATATTGTTTTTATCAAAACTGGATAATGTCCTATGA